The sequence below is a genomic window from Terriglobales bacterium.
TTCCCGCCTTGACCCGAGCTGCGCGGGTCCGGATATGGCTCTTTCGCTGCGCTCGGGATGTAAGAACAAAAAGCAGAGCTGTAGGACCAAGCACAATCCCCTCTTGCAGCCCGTCGCAGCGCGTGTGCTATTCTTCCCGGCTCGCTAAAATTTGTGATTTCTGTGCAGGCGAGCGCGTGGTTCACTTCAGAACGCACGAGGCCGGAACAAAATGGGGCTGGCACTGCTGTTCGTTGTCTGGCTCATCACGCTGGCAAGCTCATATTTCTTCGTAGCGAAAACCTGGTGGATGCCGGCGGGCGCCTCCGCCTATGCGGCGCCGATTGACGCGCAGATCCACGTCACCTACATCGCCATGGGCGTGGTGTTTTTGGCGGCGCAACTCGCTCTCGGGTTGTTCTGCTGGAAGTACCGCGACCGCGAGCGCGCCAGGGTGGAATACAGCCATGGCAACCTGCGCATGGAAGTCACCTGGACGGTGCTCACCGCCATCCTCTTTATTGGCCTGAACCTGATGGGTTCGCGCGTGTGGGCGGAGCAGCGCTTTCAGGGCCCGAAGCCGGGCGCCATGCAGGTGGAGATCACCGGTCTGCAGTTCGCATGGTATTTCCGCTATCCCGGGCCCGACGGCAAGTTCGCGCGCACCAGGCCCGAGCTGATCGATCCTTCGGCCGGCCCTGAAGCGGCCGTCGGCGTGGACACCGACGACCCCGCCGGCAAAGACGACGTGGTCACCAGTACGCTGGTTCTGCCGGTGAACCGCGAGATCGACGCTACGCTGCACGCCGAAGACGTGATCCACGATTTCTTCGTGCCCGAGCTGCGCTTCAAGCAGGACGCCGTGCCCGGCCTCAACATTCACGTCCACTTCACGCCGACCAG
It includes:
- the coxB gene encoding cytochrome c oxidase subunit II; the encoded protein is MGLALLFVVWLITLASSYFFVAKTWWMPAGASAYAAPIDAQIHVTYIAMGVVFLAAQLALGLFCWKYRDRERARVEYSHGNLRMEVTWTVLTAILFIGLNLMGSRVWAEQRFQGPKPGAMQVEITGLQFAWYFRYPGPDGKFARTRPELIDPSAGPEAAVGVDTDDPAGKDDVVTSTLVLPVNREIDATLHAEDVIHDFFVPELRFKQDAVPGLNIHVHFTPTRIGEYEVACAELCGLGHYKMRAKLRVVSEEDFSKWQAERLAEKQAQ